CGATGATTCCAAAACCCTGCCAGATAATTGCCTGCGCTGAATTTACATGAGCATTTCTTTTGAAATATCGGTCAATGCGATTGATGGGCCAGGGTTTGATGGCATCCAAGAAACGAAATAATGCAAAAGCAAGAACTTGGATTGCAAATGACCCAGACCCAATACAAAGAAGAACTAACCAAAACGCAATAATCTCATCCCACACAATGCTGCCATGATCAGGATAGCCAAGATCTTTGCTGCAAATACCGCAAGCCCAGCAACCATAGACTAAGCCAAAAATAATTACGATCACTATCACTGCCTCTGAAAAAAATACTTGCATCACTAAATAAAGAATCCAAGCAAGGAGAGTCCCAGCAGTTCCAGGAGCAAAGCGACTCAGCCCACTTCCCAGACCGAGTGCAACAGTACGATGGATGGAGCCTAGCATCCAGGCAAAAGATAGTGTGGGAGAAAGACTCATGATTGCTGAGGGCTGATTACTTGAAATGATCAAAGGATTGCAAGAGAGTATTTGTTAGCGCTGCCCCTAAAAGCTTGCCGTCATGATCAAGTAGAGTAATGCTTTGTGCATCCTCCTTACTCTCGACCAGTTGGCCAATGCGAGTGAGCGTAATTCCTAGGTCGTTGGCAATTTGTTGAATGTGAAGACGATGCTTTTGATCGGCTGTAAAACAAAGCTCATAGTCATCACCACCTGCCGCTGCACATTGCTGACGAATCTGCGCTTCTTGTTCGTGTAAAACATTCGATATTGGTAAGGAATCAATCCAGACCTCAGCATGAAGGTGAGATGCTTTCAGAATATGCTTGAGATCGCCTAGCAAGCCATCAGAGATATCAATCCCTGCACTTGCAATACCTCGCAATGCAATACCCAAGCCTACGCGCGGCATTGGTTCATGTAGTCGCTGATTAATCATTTTTAAATGGGTGGCACTTAGATTGAGAGACCATTCATTACGGGCATGAGCGAGTGCTAAGCGCGCATCACCAATTGTCCCAGATACCCAAATATCGTTATTCACCTGTGCGCCGCTTCGCTGAATGCTTTGCTGACGAGGCACGCTACCAAGCGCAGTGATGCTAATTGTTAATGGTCCAGCGCAGGTGTCGCCACCAATCAAGGGACAGTTAAATTGATTAGCCTCTTCAAACAATCCTCGCGCAAATGTTTGTATCCAAATATCATCCATACTCGGTAATGCAAGGGAGAGTGTGAAGCCCAGTGGGTTTGCACCCATAGCAGCCAAATCAGAAAGATTGACCGCTAGGGATTTCTTCCCTAAGCAGTATGGGTCAGCATCTGCAAAGAAGTGTCTTCCCGATACCAGCATATCGCTAGTGATTGCAATGAGCTCCCCCTCCTTGGGTTTGAGTAAGGCGCAATCATCACCAATACCTAATGCAGGGGTATTTTCAGGATTTTTTTTGGCCATTGCTTCGGCGCCTGCCTTAAAGACCGATTCAATCAGGACAAACTCTCCCACCCCCTCTGTGGGCACCTTTATTGTGTTGGATATTGGCTTAGACATAGACTCATTTTAGGCGGGGTTTGGTATATCTCGTTCCGTGCGTGAACGGCGTTAGCTGGGAGTGCGCTCAATACCCCTTTCGCAGCAATCCTTTGGGAGGAATAGAATAGACATTTGAGCAAATATTT
This genomic interval from Polynucleobacter sp. UK-FUSCHL-C3 contains the following:
- a CDS encoding phosphatidylglycerophosphatase A; translation: MSLSPTLSFAWMLGSIHRTVALGLGSGLSRFAPGTAGTLLAWILYLVMQVFFSEAVIVIVIIFGLVYGCWACGICSKDLGYPDHGSIVWDEIIAFWLVLLCIGSGSFAIQVLAFALFRFLDAIKPWPINRIDRYFKRNAHVNSAQAIIWQGFGIIADDLLAAFFTIILILLGMRLF
- the thiL gene encoding thiamine-phosphate kinase; amino-acid sequence: MSKPISNTIKVPTEGVGEFVLIESVFKAGAEAMAKKNPENTPALGIGDDCALLKPKEGELIAITSDMLVSGRHFFADADPYCLGKKSLAVNLSDLAAMGANPLGFTLSLALPSMDDIWIQTFARGLFEEANQFNCPLIGGDTCAGPLTISITALGSVPRQQSIQRSGAQVNNDIWVSGTIGDARLALAHARNEWSLNLSATHLKMINQRLHEPMPRVGLGIALRGIASAGIDISDGLLGDLKHILKASHLHAEVWIDSLPISNVLHEQEAQIRQQCAAAGGDDYELCFTADQKHRLHIQQIANDLGITLTRIGQLVESKEDAQSITLLDHDGKLLGAALTNTLLQSFDHFK